GGCTTTGGAGGCATTGGAATGGATTCAACTTCTCCTTCAAGCATCTCTACTACTTTGTTCATCGATTTAGGACGGTCACTAGGCTTCATTTGTATACACCACAATGCTACCATGAGCATCTTCTTTGTTAATTTCTTTTCCTCGTCGGTCGCATCTTCAATTTCCATCTCATTTCCTTCACTGAACTGGTCATAAACCCATGAAGGAAAGTAAATTTGGCTAGAATGGGCTGCAACTGCATTCAAGTTCTTTCTTTTCCCTGCTATTTCCATCAGCAACATTCCGAAACTATACATGTCAGCTTTGTTCGACACACCACCAATATTCTTGTAAAACAATTCCGGAGCTATGTATCCAATGGTTCCTCTCACTGCAGTCAAAATTAAACTGCTGTCGTCTAATGGGCATAATCTAGCCAGACCGAAGTCTGAAACCTTCGGAACAAACTTCTCGTCGAGAAGAATGTTGTGTGGCTTGATATCAAAATGCAATATCTTCATGTCACATCCTTGATGCAGATAACCAATACCACGAGCCACTCCTAGTGAAATTTCAAATGCTTCCTTGCAGCTTAAGGAAATGGATCCTTCCTTAGAAAAAATGTGCTTATCAAGAGACCCGTTTGCCATGAACTCGTATACAAGAGCACGCTTTGATCCCTCAGCACAATAGCCAATTAGTTGCACCACATTTACATGATGAATTCTTCCAATGGTTGCAACTTCATTGATAAAATCTTGACCATTAGCTTTAGACTTTCCCAACAGTTTAACAGCAACAAGGCGACCGCTGCGAAGCTTGCCTTTATATACAGAGCCGTAACCTCCTTCCCCTAATTTATCCTTAAATCCCTTGGTCATTTTCTTGATATTGGAGTAGGAGTACCTTATTGGCATTAGGTTGTTATGAGTTTGTAAGAATTCTTCAATAACGCCGTACCCTGATAAGTGACGTCTTTTCAACTTGAAGATTAAAAACACAATCACACAGGGAAATCCGAGTACAACTTTTATCCCAGTCCACATAATCACTGTAAATGAAATAATAACTGATCATAAAAATGATTCTGTAAAGATTGTAAGCCTCAATCAACTTACAGAAGTCCTATAAATATGAATGAATCGAATATGATGAGAAGAAGCATGGTGAAGAAGGTCAATTAAGGAATACGATTAAAGTTTCTCTCATCTGTATCAATAATACCGTCTTGCCCAACATCTTGCTCCTAAATACTAGCTTGTCCAAGACACATTGTCCTAGTTCACTACTACTAAACACGCCTGCATCAATATTCCTAGCTA
Above is a window of Fragaria vesca subsp. vesca linkage group LG7, FraVesHawaii_1.0, whole genome shotgun sequence DNA encoding:
- the LOC101313738 gene encoding probable receptor-like protein kinase At5g39020-like codes for the protein MIKVIRLLPLPAHFVIVLVLGLCCVVCCHAEDHQNCEPSSCGDIRNISYPFRLIGDPQKCGDFRYNLSCENNLTVLHLYSGRYYVLAINYENGTIRVVDVNLQKDNCSSLPPYSLTAYNFSYNDPYSTYQRKGTRWWKTRRFELSKPIILMTCEFRPGNSSLFVDAAPCINATSGHSFVNTGSLNASDLLDSCQTELMVLTSWNGTKVVNRSYIDIHNELLYGFELSWLHNYGRPAGDCYIDTDTNKVNCYIDTIAELVRDSAEDAVIMWTGIKVVLGFPCVIVFLIFKLKRRHLSGYGVIEEFLQTHNNLMPIRYSYSNIKKMTKGFKDKLGEGGYGSVYKGKLRSGRLVAVKLLGKSKANGQDFINEVATIGRIHHVNVVQLIGYCAEGSKRALVYEFMANGSLDKHIFSKEGSISLSCKEAFEISLGVARGIGYLHQGCDMKILHFDIKPHNILLDEKFVPKVSDFGLARLCPLDDSSLILTAVRGTIGYIAPELFYKNIGGVSNKADMYSFGMLLMEIAGKRKNLNAVAAHSSQIYFPSWVYDQFSEGNEMEIEDATDEEKKLTKKMLMVALWCIQMKPSDRPKSMNKVVEMLEGEVESIPMPPKPFLYPQDMPVVDEEDDSETALSSSLPLKNEAQESTSLAQNPK